From the Cytobacillus sp. IB215665 genome, the window TAGATCTCACGTCTGTTTTTAATCTTGAGTACATATATAAATCATCAAATTTACCACACGTATACTCATAACTTCTAAGCAACCCTTCTCTTGTAAACCCTTGCCGTTCTACTAGTTTTTGTGATGGAAGATTAGCAGGTTCTATTAAAGCCTCAATTCTTTCTAACTGAAAATGACGATACCCATAATTAATAACACCCTCTAAGGCTTCACTAGCTATACCTTTCCCCCAGAAATCTTTGCTTAATTCAAATCCAACTTCAGCTCTGAAATGTTTAGATTTCATGTTTAGAAAACCACAACTTCCTATCACCTTATTATTACCTTTTAAAGTGATTCCCCACCTAATACCTGTGCCTTCTTCTATAATGGAATCATACCACTCTATCTCATCCCAAACGTCAGATAATGATTGAAATGGTGTTAAACCAATATGTTTCACTACTTCTTCATCTGATAGATATGCAAGCATTTCATTCGCATCATTTTTTGTCACTTTTCTTAATATTAATCTATCTGTTTCAATAATCGGAAATTTCCCATCCATTCGTTTACCCTCTCTCTTTAAACAATAATACAATCACTGATGGATATAATCATGTCTTAATTTCTGAAATAATAATTTAATAGTATTTAAACGAATTTTTCTCTTATATAAATTTAAAATGAGAATAGGATAGGTGGTTTTTGTAAAGTCATTATGACCTATTTTCATCATTTACTTCAATTTGTAAATTCTCCTGCAAAGGAAAGAAGTATGTATAAAGCTAGTTGATCATATAAATCTTTACAACTGTGGAAATACATATTTGCTAGCATACAACATGAAAAGAAGTATTCTATTCCACTCATTTTCATATAATCCTCAAGTTTAAGGAAGATATTGCTCCTCTATCATGATGACTTCATGATTATTGATATATAAGTAAAAGAGTCTCTCATACGGTTCAATGAGCATGTTAAGATCTTCAGTGTAGTTTTTATTGTTACCGTCAGCTATATATAGTAATAGATCTGAACTAAGCCAATAATTAATTTGCTCAACTTGCTGATTTTGTATATAAAAGCCATTTGGTAAGAAGACTTCCTCTCTAGAAACATTCCCATCATCCATTACGGCTTGTATCGCTTCTTCTCCACTTAAATAGTTAACAGCATCGATAGTAATATATTTATCAAGATTGTCAGAGTCTAAGTCAGTTATAAACCCAGTAATAATCTTAATACTAGGAAGTTTTGTTATTAAATGCTCTAATTGCTCTAATTTTTGGTTATCAAGTAGGTACGAATCTTTAACTCCCACTTTTATTTCTTCTACTTTAGAGTCAATCAAGTCAGACACATGGTCTGCACTGATTTTTTCATTTAGCCGCTCCTCCAACAGAGCAACTTGTTCTTTCAGTTTAGTTATTTCTACTTGCTCTTTTGAATGTATGTCATTTTTACAACCAACTAAAACGAATAATAAAACTATAGGTAGGATTCTTGTCCACAT encodes:
- a CDS encoding GNAT family protein, which encodes MDGKFPIIETDRLILRKVTKNDANEMLAYLSDEEVVKHIGLTPFQSLSDVWDEIEWYDSIIEEGTGIRWGITLKGNNKVIGSCGFLNMKSKHFRAEVGFELSKDFWGKGIASEALEGVINYGYRHFQLERIEALIEPANLPSQKLVERQGFTREGLLRSYEYTCGKFDDLYMYSRLKTDVRST